CACATCGGCATGCGCACACGACGGTGGCGCTTTGGAAGCCGTTGTGCACTTGGAGGCCGCATGATGGAAGCCTATCTCCAGTTCGGCTACGGAATGATGGAGCACTGCCGCCAACTTTTGGCCGCGTGGGGTGGTGGCACTGTAATTCTGAGCCCGCGGGATCTCACTGATCAGCAGATGGTCCGCCTATCCGCCGAGATCAATGGCTCGGGTGACGGCCGGGTCCTTCTTGACCCGCAATTCTATCTGCCCTACGCGGACCACGAGCGGCTCTGCTCCCATGACTTCTGGCCAAAGGACTATGATACTGGGACCTTCTGGCAAGGGCATGGTGCCACTGAACTGCTCAGCAGGCTCACCCGGCTCAACAACCGCCTTGGAACCGCTTCCTTCATACTGCCCGGCACTCTCGCCACTGCGATTAGTGACGACTGGCTGATGACCCATAGGAGCCTTCTTGAGGAAGCGGGTTCCCTTGACGACGGGCTCGAGCTGATCGCGACTGTTGCGTTGTCAGCAGATGCGGCGAGGGACCAGAGTCAGGTTGCGAAGCTCCTGGAGAACGCTGTACAGTGGCCGGTCAAGGGGTACTACCTGGTGTGCGAGCACCCTAACGGCGAGTACCTTGTTCAGGACCCGAACTGGGTCGCGAACTTGCTTGACCTGGCTGTCGGGCTCAGGCTAGCGGGGGCCAAGGTGATACTGGGCTACTGCAACCAGCAGATGCTCGTTGCGGCAGTTGCAAAGGGTTGTGCAATCTGCTCTGGCACGTGGATGAACGTCCGCTCCTTCCCTCCCGATAAGTTCCGCACTTCATACGAGGAGGAGATACGCCAGAGGGCTACCTGGTACTACTGCCCTCAGGCATTGTCGGAGTACAAACTGCCCTTCCTCGATATCGCGCACCGGCAGGGCGTGCTTGACCGCATGGCTCCGCCCCCCGAGTTGGACGGCGGCTACGCGTCGGTCCTGTTTGGGGGAGCGCAACCATCATCCGTTGGGTTCTCGGAACAGAGCGCTTTCCGCCACTACCTTCACGCTCTGCGAGGACAGGCCATGTCTCTGCGTACAGACTCGTACGATGGTGCCATGTCAGCCCTTGAGGACATGCTGAGTCAAGCGGAGCGCCTCCTTTCCGCGCTTCGGGCAACAGGTGTACGTGGGCAGCATAGGGACTTCGCGGAGACCATCGACGTCAACCGCGCTGCGCTGGCTGTGCTCGATAGTACACGTGGCGCGATGCTTCGGCGGCGCTGGGGTTCCCTGTGAGTGGCTCCTCACCCGGTTGATCACCCGCCGTTCCGGTCACCGGCTGGGGCGGTTAAGGGGCATAGACCATTCCTCGTGGAAGCCGCACCCCTCGCACCTCGTGGGCGGGTTCGACGAGGGGCGCCTCCGTTCCTACATTCGCCACGCCTGCGAGGCCACGCGCGGCTGCGTGGTGGAGATGATCCTCAAGGACACCCACACCTGCGAGAACCACCCCGAGCGCTTCACGCGCTGGACCGAGATCGCGCGCGAGGTGGCGGAGGCGTTCTGACGGGGCCGCGCTCGCGGCTCACTTGGCGGCAGCCGGCGGCTTGAGGGCGTTGAGGAGGATGCGGGCGCCCTGCTCGGGCGGACCCTCCTTGGGGGAGTCCGTCAGGCGGATGGCCGTGAGTTGCTGCGCGAGGTCGCCTTTGGGGTCGAGGCGCTCCAGGGCGGCGCGCCAGGCGGCGATCATGTCGGGGCGCAGCGAGTTCTCCCAGAGCACGTACTCGGTGAGCTCCTCGCCGCGGAGCACCACGCCGCCCAGGTGCTGCGTCTGCCAGGCCTCGTCGGGCGCGGCCCAGAAGGCGAAGTAGAGGCTGGCCACGGGCCGATCGTCGAGCAGGTCGCGCCAGGTGATGCGGTTCTCCTTCTCGTCGCGGCGCCCGCTGGTGTAGCGGACCTCTGCGTTGGCCGGCAGGATGAGGGTGTAGCGCAGCTCGGTCTCGGTATCGAAGAACCGCAGATGGAAGAGGCCGTCGGTGAGCGGGCTCAGGGCGACCTCGAACTGTTTCTCGGTCAGTTTCATCTCCTGGAGTGCGGCGGCATAGGTTTCCTTGGCGACCTCGGGCTGGGCGAGGGCCGCGAGCTTCTTGCACAGCGGCGCGTCGAGCGGGCGGCCCATCCTGCTGGCCACCAGCGCCGCGGCCACGCCGATGGCGCCCTCGCGCGTCAGAAGGCGCGGAATATCCGCCGCCTCGAGGTACCGGTGCTCCTCGGCAAACTGCACGAGGAACGCCGCGGCGCCCACGAGGGTCTTCTCGGCGTCCTGGCCGATGAACTGCGCCGCCGCGCCCAGGTCGGCGTGCGCGATGAAGAAGAGGGCCTCCTTGAAGTCCTTGCGGAACGGGCCCTCGAGGAACTCGATCAGCTTGTCGAGGCCCGCCTCGTCCTTGAGCTGCTGGCGGGCGATGGTGACGGCGAGACGGACCAGCAGGTCGGCGGCCTCCGCCGCCTCGCGGAAGCGGGTGAAGTGGTCGGTGCGTCCCGGCCGCCGCTCCCGATAGTAGCCCACGTGCCCGAGGGGCGAGGTCCAGACCGTGTACGCGCCGCGGTTGCTGTGGGCGCCGCGCTGGAGATCGGGCGGCACCACCCGGAAGTCGCCCTGGAAGGCGACCGACGGGTCGTTCGTCTCCACCCGCTTGGGGTACTGGGCCTTCGCCTGCTCCACGAGCGCCGCGGGCGGGGCCAGCACCTGGCCCTTCTTCTCGGTGTCGGTGTGCCACGTGTGGTAGGTGCGCGAGAACGAGCCGTCGGCGCGCGGCTGCACCGTGACCTCCACGTAGTCGCGCTCGCAGCCGCCGCACGCCAGGAACGCCAGCGCGCAGGCGACGCGGAGCGCCAGCCGGCGGCCCCCCCGCACCGCCGGCGTCCCCCCGGGATGCCGCTCCACCATGTCTTCGCCCTCCGTAGCTCAGACGCGCTCGAGCCAGCCGTAGCGGTCCTCGGCCTTGCCGGTGACGAGGTCCAGGAAGGCCCTGCGGATGGCCAGGGTGATGGGGCCGGGCTTGCCGTCGCCCACGGGGATGCGGTCCACGCTGCGCACCGGCGTGACCTCGGCGGCGGAGCCGGTGAGGAACACCTCGTCCGCAATGTACAGCCCCTCGCGGGGAACGATCTGCTTGCGGACCTCGTGGCCCAGCTCCTTGGCCAGCACGATCACCGAGTGGCGCGTGATGCCGGGCAGGATCGAGGCGCCCGAGGGCGGGGTCACCAGCCCGCCGTCCTTGACGACGAAGATGTTCTCGCCGCTGCCCTCGGCCACGTAGCCATTGATGTCCAGGGCGATCGCCTCGGCATAGCCGTTGATCACCGCCTCCATCTTCATGAGCTGCGAGTTCATGTAGTTGGCGCCCGCCTTGGCCAGCGACGGCTCGGTGTTGGGCGCCAGGCGGGTCCACGACGACACGCACACGTCAATGCCCGCGTTGGCGGCCTCGTCGCCGAGGTAGGCGCCCCACTCCCACGTGGCGATGGCCACCTGCACGGGGTTGTTGAGGGGGTACACGCCCATCGGACCATAGCCGCGGAAGACGCACGGCCGCACGTAACAGGCCTTCTGCCCGTTGCGGTGAATCAGCTCCTTCGTCGCCTCGGCCAGCTCCTCGACCGTGTAGGGCACGGCCATGCGGTAGACCTTGGCCGACTGCATCAGGCGGTGGAGGTGGTCGCGCAGGCGGAAGCAGGCGGGCCCCGTGGGCGTGCTGTAGCAGCGCAGCCCCTCGAAGACGCTCGAACCGTAGTGGACGACGTGCGAAAGCACGTGAATCTTCGCATCGTCCCAGTTCACGAACTCGCCGTCCATCCAGATCTTCTGCGCCTTGGCCACGCCGCTCACGGGCTCGGCGGCCTTCGTCCGTCCAGCCATGGCTCCGACCTTTCCTCGCGACAGAGAGGGTCCTTGCTCTTCTTGGAGAGTCTACCCAACGCCGTTCGGTTTGTCAAAGGGTAGCGGCCCCCTGCGGGTGCTGCCTGGCGCCCCGCGTCGAGATGGCCACGGCTGGCGGCGGCAGGGTGCAGGCGTTTTCCGCCTTCTTGACGGAATCTTGATGCGCAAGGGGCGCGATTGGGTGCGGCCTTAATGCGCCGTGTGGTAGGGTGATGATGAGGGAAGTGTGCCCATCCTGGGCAGGAAGCGTGCCATGGCAAGTGGAGTGGCCGCACGCCGCAATGGGCTGGCGGAACCGGTCCATCCAAGGGCCGTTGCGGGAACCGTGAAGGCGGCGTTCCGTGTGGCGCCGCTGCGCCTGTTGGTCGCAGGCTACGCGGCGTTCACCCTGCTCATCGCCGGGTTGCTGTGCCTTCCCATCGCGTCGGCAAGCGAACGGCCGATGCCGTTCGTGGATGCGCTGTTTATGGCCATGTCGGGCGTCAGCACCAGCGGATTGTGCACGGTAGACGTGGGCACAGGTCTCTCGGGCTTCGGCCAAGCCGTGCTGCTGCTGGACTTCCAGGTGGGCGGCCTGGGCTACATGACCTTTTTCGTCGTCTTCGCGCGCCTGCTCTCGGGCGGACTGGGGATGAACCACAGGCTCGTCGCACGGGAGTCCATGGCCGGCCCCACGCTGGCGGACGTCACGCGCTTCTTCGCCTGGGTGGCGCTTGTGACCCTGTGCTTCGAGGCCGTCGGCGCCGCCGTCCTCACCGCCTGCTGGATGACCGAGTTCTCGTTCTGGAAGGCACTCTACTTTGGCGCCTTCCACTCGATCTCGGCCTTCTGCACGGCGGGGTTCGGCCTGCTCTCCGACAGCCTCGTGTCGCGGCAGGGAGACTGGGTGGTGGCCGCCACCGTCACGGGGCTCTCCCTGGCCGGCGGAATCGGGTTCCTGGTGATGGCGGACCTCTGTGGCCGGTTCCGCCGGCGCCGGATGGGCGAGGGGCCGCGGCGGCTCTCCGTGCACACGAAGCTCGCGCTCACCGTCACCGCCGTCGTGATGCTGGCGGGCACAGGGCTGATCTATGCGGCGGAACGGTGGCCGGCGGGCTGGACCGCGGCCGACCGCTGGCGGGCCTCGGCCTTCCAGGCCATCTCGGCCTCGACCACCGACGGCTTCAACACCATTGACATTGGGACGATGAGCGCGCCCAGCCTCGTCTTCATCATGTTCCTCATGTTCGTCGGCGCCTCCCCTGGCAGCACCGGCGGCGGCATCAAGACCACCACGCTCGGCGTCCTTGCCCTCTCGCTGTGGGGCCACTTCCGCCAGCGCGACCCCAACTTCTGCCGCCGCCGCGTATCGGACGAGACCATCGCCAAGGCGAACACGATCTTCCTGTCGTTCCTGCTCCTCCTGCTGCTCGACACGGTGGCGCTGGCCGCGACCGAGAGGGAGTCGTTCCTGCGGGTCCTCTTCGAAGCCGTCTCCGCCCTGGGCAACACGGGGATGTCCATGGGCATCACGGCGGGCCTCAGCGACGTGGGCAAGCTGCTGCTCACGCTCACGATGTTCGTCGGGCGCGTGGGGCCGCTGGCGCTCGGCCTCTCGCTGGTGGCGCCGCACGAGCCGGCACGGTACCGGTACGCCGCGGCCGAGGTGTTCGTGGGCTGAGCGCCGCACGGCTCGCCTCTTGCGCCACGCCGGAGCTTGCGGTAGACTGCGCGACATGGACGACTCCGCGACAGGCACCGCGCAGGCCGAGGTGAGCGCCGTCGCCGCGCCGGCGTCGAGTGCCTCGTGGGCCTCGTACGGTTGGGCTGCCGTCCTCATGGCTGCCTGCACCCTCGTGGCCGGTGTGTTCCGCCACTCGGGCCTGGCCGAGGCGAACATCGTCATGGCCTTCCTCGTCGGCGTGCTCGTGGTCGCCGCCTGGCACGGGCGGGGGCCGAGCATTTTCGCATCGTTCGCCGGCGTGCTGCTTTTCGACGTGCTGTTTGTGCCCCCTTT
The nucleotide sequence above comes from Planctomycetota bacterium. Encoded proteins:
- a CDS encoding potassium transporter TrkG, encoding MASGVAARRNGLAEPVHPRAVAGTVKAAFRVAPLRLLVAGYAAFTLLIAGLLCLPIASASERPMPFVDALFMAMSGVSTSGLCTVDVGTGLSGFGQAVLLLDFQVGGLGYMTFFVVFARLLSGGLGMNHRLVARESMAGPTLADVTRFFAWVALVTLCFEAVGAAVLTACWMTEFSFWKALYFGAFHSISAFCTAGFGLLSDSLVSRQGDWVVAATVTGLSLAGGIGFLVMADLCGRFRRRRMGEGPRRLSVHTKLALTVTAVVMLAGTGLIYAAERWPAGWTAADRWRASAFQAISASTTDGFNTIDIGTMSAPSLVFIMFLMFVGASPGSTGGGIKTTTLGVLALSLWGHFRQRDPNFCRRRVSDETIAKANTIFLSFLLLLLLDTVALAATERESFLRVLFEAVSALGNTGMSMGITAGLSDVGKLLLTLTMFVGRVGPLALGLSLVAPHEPARYRYAAAEVFVG
- a CDS encoding branched-chain amino acid transaminase yields the protein MAGRTKAAEPVSGVAKAQKIWMDGEFVNWDDAKIHVLSHVVHYGSSVFEGLRCYSTPTGPACFRLRDHLHRLMQSAKVYRMAVPYTVEELAEATKELIHRNGQKACYVRPCVFRGYGPMGVYPLNNPVQVAIATWEWGAYLGDEAANAGIDVCVSSWTRLAPNTEPSLAKAGANYMNSQLMKMEAVINGYAEAIALDINGYVAEGSGENIFVVKDGGLVTPPSGASILPGITRHSVIVLAKELGHEVRKQIVPREGLYIADEVFLTGSAAEVTPVRSVDRIPVGDGKPGPITLAIRRAFLDLVTGKAEDRYGWLERV